The sequence ttgtgaTTATGGTttacaaaccattaaaaaaaacacaaatcagtgtctcagcaaatttgaatattatttaattGATACTAGGActgcaaataatgattattttagtagtcgactaatctgatgattatttttctgattagtcgattagtcagcgattatttctgccatgtcctcaatcgattaaaaatgatagaaacagctaaacatgagatttaaaaggcatttaaacgatcagatgttgtttaaacatggaaagtactgattaattagtgagtaaatatgtaatctgttgagtttgggcacttttggagatacagattaagttgagtataaactgtgtgagtgagtcatttacccatctcctattgcgcttctgtccccagcactttgtgtaatgcggtactgttacaaattacatttgtagtcaacaaatttaaataattaacattgtcgactatattgactaatcgttgcagccctaagtggtacttttggcagagtgtgCAGTGTtcagagtcctgctggaaaatgaaatctgcatctccataaaagttgttgtcagcagagggaagcatgaagtgctgtaagattttctgggaaaagactttagacttgataataaaacactgtggatcaacaccagcagatgatatggctctccaaaccatcactgatcatcagtaaattttacatttcatttgtaactcaagggatcagagtctggaggaagagtggagagacacacagtccaaactgcttgaggtctagtgtgaagtttctacaatcagtgatggtttggagagacatgtcatctgctggtgttgatccactgtgttatatatatgGGAAAGCTTAGCTTTAAAAAATATCCAGACAGTTGTGGGACACAGCCTTAGTTTTCCACTCTTGCATGTAGGCAGATCCCACAGataaattaaagcatttaaataagcCTAAGGGGACCTGGTGCTCAGAACACAGCCTACAACCACATCTATTAAATGTGTTCGGAACATtttaacagttctgtttacagcgCAGTCTGGCGAGACATACCAAAAACAGCCCATAACTCGAATTGATGGGAATGACCTCTCAAAGAATGaagaggttaaaaaggttaaaagagCAAATATTGACATGACAGGTCGCAgttgatagatggatggagctCTTTTGCCTCATGCATAAGCAGCATAAGAGATAGTAAAACCACTAATATATTTATAGAAGCTCTGGGAGATAGGTGGTAAAACGGGGTAATGACCATAAAAATATGGTAGACACAACACATCAGGTGCGTTAGTCTACATGTCTACATGCTCCCCGAGCACACAGGAACAGTTTGCTCAGCACTGTATCAGTAACAGCTCAAGCCCACATCCAGGGACAGGTCAACAAACTGTCCTTATGCAAACAAGGTCCGTCCGTAATCTTATTCCACACAAATAAACCACAGAATTTAAATTCACTGCACCAATGCAATGTCTGGCATGGCCCAGCAATAACTGTGGAGGTCATACGCAGTCATATTTTCCTCTTCATTAAATATGAAGGAGACAGTCTAGAGGAGAGGTTTAACCACTAATATGTGGACAGAAACTGTTCGTCATGAAATTATCTTGTCATAAATGGAAACGGGTCAAGCttttaatgcaaataaacacatttttaaacctacatacacacaatatagGGATAAATGCACATTTACTGCTTATTACAAAATCTAAAAGCGCAAGGGCATTAGTGAGgtcattcaagtaattaactcttgatgagttcagcacagatgttaactgaaagcctgaattccaggtgacttaaataacctcataaaactgagactgagaatctaaaatataaaacatattatggtttgtGTTCTGTaaacacttttagtttactaaataatttcatgttttctcctcatagtttggatgagtttagtgttaatctacaatgcagaacaatttGAAAATATCCAAATAGTATAGTACAAGTCTTACAGGTTATAGGttttatgtgaaaaaaataaatcagaaatcCTATTATAGACATTTCAAGCAGAAAATCTTATTTGCGGTAACTTTTAACTGCTGAAGTGAAAAAAAGGAATATTTCAAATTCCCATTAAGGATAAACTGAGAAgctcatcggagtctctcttccctccatcaccgagatctacaccacacgctgcatccgcaaagccaccagcattgtggatgaccccacccatccctcacacggactctttgctctgatgcagtccggcagaagatacaggagcatccgagcctccactactagactctgcaacagcttcatccaccaggcagtcagactcctcaacacacagagacagagctgaaccccaaaccccaccccacccacccaacacactcacacaaactaaactgaccccccctttacacacaaagactgaacttcacccacacacacacacactcagcacacagagactgaaatgtctttattcctatcagcaatatttgctgccattCTCGAAaaatctacctcagtaactgctgtgattatatatgttctatatgttacagtgtgttacacatctctgcaccttatcctcactatacactttactatacactttattataccaaattggtactgcactgtcatgccttttaaattgtctcgtcttttgtatttattgttatttagtgttatagctttatgttgcactgtcgtcactcctgcactttatgttgtttattgtttaatgttccatgttgcaccatggttccggaggaacgtaatttcactacactgtgtacctgtacaaTAATAAcctgtaatgacaataaaagcctcttgactcttgacttgacttgaaatgaGTATTAAACAGCCAAAAACTTTTACATCCTCCCTCCTCTATATATACTAAGCATGATTTAGTAGCTGAGAGTGAAAAGTGAAGTTGTGAAtgaggaggaggagtgtgtgCTGACCTGTTGACTGAATTTACAGAGTGTACACAGAGAGCAGAGTGTTAAATCCCCATTAGATCTGACTTCACAGGCCAGGGTAATTAGTGCAGTGCCATCTGTAGAGCCAGCCTGCCGCGGGTGAAGAGCGTCTCGGACGGCCGTGTGTAAATACCGCCCTGTATACAGAGTAAACCCACGGGCACTAGTCTGTGTGGCATGCTGCGTTTCCCTGGATACCAGGAGAGATTACTGCTGGCATCTCACCTTGCCTCTTTAGTTAAGTGCCTCTATAAGCTGCTGGGAATACATTTGGTAAAGGGtctgtgtgtatacacacacacacacacacacacacacacacacactgctggggAAGACTACTAGGCTTAATACAAGTCATTTCTAAAACAGCATTTTTGAATTGAGTAAAATtcccaaaattattaaaacaatgctgCTTTATTTTTCTTATAAAGTAAGTCTtttaaacaacaacaactacagcCATCATTCAGAATAATTTCACATACTTAACTACAGCAAACACTGTAAACAATTACTGTttaaattatatacaatatatataattaaaacaacACCCTGTGTTTATTAATGGATAAATAAAAGGACCAGTAAAATAAATAggcaaaattacattacatttatattactgGTGATAATCACTGAttgcaacaatattctgtgattaattaagatCATATTGTTGGAAAGAAGACAATCATCATTTTGTACTGTAATATAATATCTCAGTTTTGATGctttaatatttaaaagaataTTTTATTGTTCTGAGTAACTGAGagatttaataaagaaaaatatatgctactctagctccatattccacactcaaaaACTCAGAAGACATAGAAAACATGACATCAGCTGCGTTATACTCACCAAatatgtgtgacataataatagcTTGCATTGTTGCAACAGTATTAAAATGTTTCTCACATTAGAAACATTCCCCACTAGACAAatattaacattatggaaacattaaaagtaacagtcccaacataaaaaaatcaaactTTGACACAAGTGATGCTGCAGCGATGTtatcagaatgtttaaaaacattacattaaaagcaTACCGAAATCTTGCAAATTGAATGTTCCAAAAATGTTAACTATAATGTCCAGGacatgttctactaaccaaatatTGTTATCTGGGCTTgatcatatttttaaaacaatataaaaaacccTATACTGGTCAAATTAAGATCAACCATTTAAACCATAAACTACTTCCACAACACTTCCAAACAACATCAGAAACCCTAAaactgaaccctgtggaactccacaaaaTGTTCCCAAGCTGTATCCAAACAATTCATAATGTTCACTGCATTGAAACAAACTACTAACTGGCTTATGGTCCTAGAATTCAAAgcgttaaaaaaaaacttgaaccACTTTGTCCTgagcagtttttaaaataaaatagcttttaaagaaaaaaataagagattccATATTGGCTTCAGAATAGAAAATGCATTTTGTGCCATCTCCAGACAAACATCCACAAAAACAAATGGACAAACCAATATTAATGGAAGTAAACATACGTCTTCCTTGTCCATTTGAGATAAATCATTAAACACCACCACTCTCGCTAAGAGCTCTCTGTAAACCGCGGCATTTACTTACCGTTCAGTCCGTTGGGTATGCTTCTGTGGAGATGGTTGGCTGACAGGTCATCCATAGACCGCCTGATGGATGTTATCTTGCCCTCTGCAGGCTTGTGTCCGTGATGATGATCCGGGCTGCCAGCACTGCctgtgctggaggtgctgcttCCATCTCCCACGTCCCTCATGTTACTGGAGCCTCCGTTGAGGTTGGTGAGACTGGACTGGCTGTCTATGGAGCTCCTGGATCCAGCACCACTCCTTTCTTCTTCCAGCATCAGGATGATCTCCTTTAACTCCATATTCTCCCGCATGATAGTGTCCTGGTTGGCCTCCAGCTCCTTCAGCTTCTGCTGGTAGACTCCAACCTCCTTCCACATGACACTGGCAGTGTACCTGCCAAAGCGCTGCCATTCCCTGGACAGCTTCTTGCCCTTTTGGCGGTCATCGTCCAAGAAGCAGCAAAGCTCCCTCAGCTCCTGGTTGTCATCCTGCAGTTTCTGGTTGACTTCTTTCAAGCCACGGATCTCGTGAAGGTGAACCTGCAGCCTGCGGTTGACATCCTTGATCATATTCCCATGCTCCACCATCAAGCTCATCTTCTCACTGTCCACCTTTCGGAGCCTCCTGACCAGTTCATCCTTGCTAAGTCTGAAGAGCTCCTCATCAGATATCTTACTCAAGTCATCTCTCGGATTGTCCTGGACAATTTTGGCCATATTCCTTGCTTTGATAGGAATCTATGCAAAGATTCTGTGGTATGTGATCTCTAGTGGCGCCTGGGCAAATCTAAGATCGAGGAATTCATGGTTCGGGACATCTAGAAAAAGAAACAGATCAAAGAGACAAGAAGAGCAAAACAATTCTACAGAATCCCTATCTTTAATTGGAAGGGTTAGGTGTAGATCCTAGTTGTCCACACTAATTGTTCCTAGTTGGAAGTCCAAAATCACCTTCTTTCCTTTCATTTGCTTAGAAAGGTCCTCAGAAAAGTCTTCAGTTCTACTCTGCAGGTCCAAAGTCCACAGATGAATGATGCCTACTATAGTTCAAAACCTCCAGAGCCTTCTCCTTCGTTTAGAAAGAGATTGTAGACAGAAATGTCTTCAGTTCTACTCTGCAAGTCCAGATCAGAGAGCCTGCTCAACAGGGATAACAGTCTAATGAGGGGGCAAATCAGCTCTGCTCCAGCTCCTACAGAGCCAGCTTGAGCCAGCACAGCAGGCTGGAAGCCCTCCTCACTGATCCTGGATCAGCCAAGCCTGTTGAGATGGCACCAGCACCAGCGTTCAGCGTTCCCACATTCAGCATTCCCATTCAGAATCGTCTTCCACAAGCTATCCGAGGTAAAAACGCTGAAAAAAAACTCCACGTACCTACAGACCAGACTCCAATCCACCGGCTCACCAAACAAGAAAGGTGTAGTTGGTAAACTTTCCCCACATATCGCGAAGGAATGATTAAACGCAGCCCAGGTTACCGCTAAACACTGACTCAATCGCTCATTCAGCACCCAGTGCTCTCCAGCAGCCTTCCTCGCTTCACCGTAGCCAATTCTTCCTTCTCCAAACGAGTCAGTGGAGCTCTCTCAGCGGTGAGAAGGTTTAGGGAGAGGCAGCTGAAGCTCTGTGAAGCTCGGCGTGCAGGTAGGAtctgatggaggaggaggaggaggaggagaggtggGCAGGCTTTAGCCATGCAGCTCCTAAAGCTGCCAGAttgagctcttaaagagacagtgagaTGAAAATTCCTAGCTATTGGGAAACACCCAGAGAGGAATGCATAGCATAGGGTTATTTCTTTCAGTTTAGCTATTATTTAAAACATAGAGGCACCTACCTggactcaaaaaaacaaaaaacaaattacaataataataataataataaacaatgctacagtttatacacacatatttaaacatatttatatttgatATACATAGGTTTATGTTTGCAATGTTAAACTATATTAATATTACACCCTTATTCTAAACAGAGGAAACGAAGAATAGTACAATATTAGTTCTTATATTTAACCAAGTAGATACTAagtagttaaaataaataaatatgtctgATGTTAGAGAACCATTTTTTAAAGAGACAATAATGTGAATCTATCGCCATCTAGTggacaacaagaagcaaaaccaGGAGGAGAACTCTGGGAAAATATGTATACGTAAGTAAGCaagcaaataataaataaatagataaatgaacGACATAAAAGTGTGTATCTGCATAAGAGAGATAATCTTTGCTTGTGTTAAATCGAATAGAATACAGTGCTTGCTataaaacagaatagaatagaacaaaaaaaacagaacaaaatatttttaagtctccaagaaagtaaaaaaaaaaatatatatatatatatatatatatatatatatatatatatatatatatatatatatatatatatatatatattatatgtatagaaTAGAATGTTTGTGAAATCTCAGAACAGGGCTAGTTACATCACCTCACCCCCCCaacctctctcccctctctctctttctctctattcccTTATTGCACtcaatgcttccctctgctgacaacttttatggagatgcggatttcattttccagcaggacttggcacactgcctacatctgacaaaagtaccaattgttctttatataatattctcattttctgagacattgatttttgggttttcataggctgtaagccataatcatcaaaaataaaagaaataaagagttACTGAAATAtagaaacttttcaatgatattcaattttttagaTGTAACTTACCAAAGTAAAAATAATAGCtaacataaaaaatacacacacatatataatatataatattataaggtagagtcacctggaaacaACAGTTGTGCTGAACTCATTaagagttgtaaagttgtgaagaggcagagttggtatacagtgaatagctctatttgagtcgTGTTATAATGTAATGTTATCCATATTATGCGaagcaataactactcaactaagtaaagtagTTATCCTAAGTGTCTTAAAGTGCAgttacaaagaccatcaaaaacgctatgatgaaactggcactcatcagaaacTCTGTActctaataaaacaaaacaggacAGAAGTAAGTGCATTCTTTAATCCATTCGAGTAGAACAGAATGAACAGAATGGAATTAAAGGGCATTCCTGTTTCCAGGAATAGAGCAGAACTGATGTGTTTAACATGGGTGAGCAGCTGCTGAGCAGGAGGACAGCAGGAGAAGGTGGAGGCGCGCGGAGTGGAGCTCCAACTTTCCCAGAGTAATGGAGAGAATAATAGAGAGAGTAATGGAGAGAGTTACATCACTGGGAAAGTATAGTGAGGATGAGTGGATGAGCTGGGTACTGGGTACTGTCCTGCAGCAGCAGGACGGAGCAGGACAGCAGGTCAGGTCCTGCTGCTGTAGACTAAATAAAATAATGGAGGGAATGAAGGGATGAGTCAGAGGGAGGAGGATGATAAACAGATGGCACGGCAGATTAATCCGCGCGCGCGGTAAACAGGGCGCAGGCTGACTCCTGCCTCGTGCCTCTGCAGTGACTAAAGTCCGAGCAAAGTTCAGAAGTGCAGGAAGGCGGACGGGGCGCGCGGGGGGCTCTCGGTTCAGTCTTGCGTAACGGCGGCTGCGTGCATGGATCTGGAGCTGGGCTCCGTCTGAATCTGCAGCATGCGTCGCTGGTGTTCCGGAGGTTCGCGCGGCGCTCGGTGGCGATGGCCGGTTGTTTGGGGGTGTTTGGTGGTGATCTGGGCGGCACCGGTGCTTCTGCACCCCCAGTGCCTGGACTTCAAGCCCCCCTTCCAGCCCCAGCAGGAGCTCCAGTTCTGCGTTATGTACAAGCGCTTCGGCTGCTGCGATTACGCCCGGGATCAAGAGCTGATGAGCAGGTTCTACAAGATCATGGATAACTTCGACTATTACGGCTATGCTAACTGCGCAGGGTACGTGCAGGACCTCATCTGCCAGGTCAGTCATCCTGTGGTTTTTGGGGGATTATGTTGTTGCGTGAAAAAACAAAGTTGACGTAACTGCGTGCCTTTGAATGGTTGTTGTGTTGTGACAGTTCTGTAACAACTTTTCAATAAGCAGACAGAGGAAGTTCCGTCTATGTTTTATAAGAGCGCGAGAGCAGAGAATCAGCATTTTACTAaaaatagaatagagtagaatgcaaaaaaaataggCTATAATACTTGCAAGTACATAATTAGTCTTTTCCACAAGTATAGggcagaatagaatagaatcagATTGACTTTTAAGAGTCAAgcaaggcttttattgtcattcaatCTGAGTACAAGTACCTTCCTCCAGAACCAACagagtgcaacatggaacaaaacAAACACTGTACAATGCAGACAAAGTGCAAACGTGCAACAAATGTGCAACATAGAAATAAAACACtgcaataaatacaatacatacagtaGACATGAGACAATTAAACAGGTATTTACAGTGCAGTACTGGCCCTCTACAATCTAAATATGTGTGATGGCAAGGTACatagatatgtaacatactgtaacatataggtcATACATGGCCAAAGAGAATATAATAAGCTGAAGGTAAtacaattaatataattattgcCTTAAACAACAGACAATAAAACAAGATATATATGTTACTAATAGCATAGATATAATAGAATAAAGTGACAGTGCCATCATATGTACTAGTGCATTATTTCATTCAtatagttcaaaatgtgaaactcatatattatatagatgcattacacacaagagtgatctattttaagtgtttatttttttattgttgattatgacttgcagccaataaaaacccaataatcagtgtcttagaaaatttgaatattatataagacccattgaaaaaaatgaaatccacatctcaatacaagttgtcaacagaggaaagcatgaagtgcggtaagattttacaggaaaacaatgcactgactttagacttgataataaaacacagtggatcaacaccagcagatgacatgtctctccaaaccatcactgattggtggaaacttcacactagacctcaagcagcttggactgtgtgtctctccactcttcctccagactctgctcccttgatttacaaatgaaatgctaaatttaTGCACTAGTATAATAAAATAGTGTATCATCCTTAAATAGAATACAGTAGAGTAGAATAGGTTAGACTGTCATTCTCCAGATTATTAAGATATAACAGAATAAAATGTTAGTGGCTTTATCATTCAAGTAGGATACAATATAATTTCTCCCCttaaaataatagaatagaatacaatagaaaataaataatgatgaaaCAGAATACAATCTTCTTAATTTTGCTAGACATAGCCAAATTGAATGTTTCTGCCTTAACCAATAATGTGGAATAGGGCAAACATTATATTGAATACAACAGAATAGGATCTAATTCATTCATActgactttatttatatataataaaatatatttcaagtcAGATTACTTTGCACAGCATGGTTTTACATTGTCAGAAAGCAGCTTTAAAGGAATCCAGTAATAGAGAACAAAAGATCAGAGGCAACAGTGGCAGGAAAAACATCAAAGCTGGacaagaaaaaaaacgtagaagaACCAAAACAAACAGTGGGGATCCATCCTCTGGTCAAAACTGCAAAAACCTcgataaaaatacaaaatttcaTGCTATTCCACCATTTAAGTCTGTTTCCCTGCTCAGGTGTGCTAATATAATCAATGTTGATTGTAAGAATAATAAGAAATGGAAAACATCAGTATAGTTGTCTGTAGTGTATAgcagaatgtatttttttttattagtagagTGTAATACTCTCACTGTCTTTTCTcaaatagaaaataacagaatagaaTTGTATTTGCCTTCTTCCAATATTTTCAAATACATGCCCAAAGCATGCCCACTGTTAAGTAGAATAACAATAAAGAATAGTCTTTATTGTTAAATAGAAtacaataaatgtaatttttactGACTTTATTATGATGGACTAAAATATTAGTGTCTTAGaacaaaatagaatagaataaactGGAAAAGAATATTACTGTTTTTGTCAGGTATAATATAACAGAATGTCAATCATTTAACCAACAGAGTAGAATAGTTAATCTATtccttaacccttttagacctgaattatgttccattggtggaaaaaatataaaaatgctggtTTCTGTCTCTCCAAATccaatgcatttttaatttcGCATTAGTTGCATTAGAAGCatctgtttaacatttttatttcatatttgatattgacctttttatttcacaaaccattCCTTAAcatgatttcatttaaatgctctaaatcacaaacCAGTAAACTAGTAAAAACAAGCTCttactttgtttactttgttCTAATGCCGCCATCCCCTAATGTCTGAGCTGCTGTTTTTTCCCGTGTAGTGGGAGGGGCTAAGCTTCTGTTCCATACTAATACTCTAGAGCAttagtatttctaataaaaagaaaatatccagTTGGATAAATAGAATATTAGCACTTTATCCAGTAGAGCACATTAGAATAACTAGACTCCATGACTAGTATAGAACATGAGTTCATCAGTAGActacaataaaacatttattttcattaaatagAACATTTCTCAGCAGAGCATGATAGAGAGTGTTTTCCTGGAATAGagcagaatagaatagaatgtcCCTGTGTAACACTAACCTctgtaaaagagtaaaaatgccACAAAGGGCTTTATTTGTGTTTGAACACTTGGGTCCAAAGTGTGTGTTGTACGTGCAGAATCCGAGCAGGGA is a genomic window of Astyanax mexicanus isolate ESR-SI-001 chromosome 14, AstMex3_surface, whole genome shotgun sequence containing:
- the ccdc85ca gene encoding coiled-coil domain-containing protein 85C-A, which gives rise to MAKIVQDNPRDDLSKISDEELFRLSKDELVRRLRKVDSEKMSLMVEHGNMIKDVNRRLQVHLHEIRGLKEVNQKLQDDNQELRELCCFLDDDRQKGKKLSREWQRFGRYTASVMWKEVGVYQQKLKELEANQDTIMRENMELKEIILMLEEERSGAGSRSSIDSQSSLTNLNGGSSNMRDVGDGSSTSSTGSAGSPDHHHGHKPAEGKITSIRRSMDDLSANHLHRSIPNGLNDSANYIRQLETKVRILEDDNKQGNIGDLKTLRKGLSLYHSESQLSALSKYQDALQNGTTRLPSGELTSPISSYLPSAQKPEAVVHAMKVLEVHENLDRQIPEDYEEDLSEKEKAIVREMCNVVWRKLGDAAGSKPSVRQQLSGNQFKGPL